ctgcacaacgtcatggGACCAATGGGATGGTTCGTGAGgaaatgtctcaacgacaagtaGCTGCACATCTCCACTcccaccggaacaccatttctgcactcgtgagacgctaccagaacacaaatgacgtcatcgatcggccacgttctggacgtccacgtgtaacaacgccaagacaggacagatggataagggtgacccatccTCGCTATATGTGCTCCATGTTTGAGATTGCAGTGATGAATGtccggaccatcccaggacttcacCGTATTCATCGCATCACGGTTggacaacgtttacgtcatcgTGGGAACAAACCACGAAGCcccgccatacgacctatcctgacacaataTCATCGACAAGCTCGCGAAAATTGGTGCCAaaatcatgtccgcagacccatgtattggtggagaAGTGTTCTTTTGACAAATGaatccaggtttaacatttcccatagtgatggacgtgCCTACAGACGCTTGGAAGATCGGTGTGCACAACACTATGTCTTCGAAGGGACTCGccttggtggtgatgatttggggtggcaaaacagcacgccaaagaactcctttaGGGACtgttcagggcaacttaactAGTGTGGGCTCCAAGGATGTGGGCATGACATCCCACAAGGCTTCCTTGCTCCTTTGTtaggctctatgcgtcgtcgatgcacAGCTGTactcaatgccgatggtggacatatcCGTCaatgagcttgtgacatggtcgtttgaacCCTGTCAcgcttgtggactcgtgacgtcattgtgatttaGTTCAAATGAAATTCGCCCGACTTATGATGCTCTTATGATCTCTCCTTTAAAGTTTATATATacttttgacattgttatcgtacttatcaactgggataatattttggcAATGCTCAGTTTCTTTGTGTCGCTAGTATATTATCTTTAACATACACAGCAACCCCGCGGCCTCGGTTGTCTCTGTCTTTACGAAATGGCGCTCGAAAACCCGGAATAGTGATTTCCTTGTTATCTATCTCCGAATGTAACCATATTGCGGTCATACAGGTTACATCATCGGTGCCAAGCTCAATTTCTAATATATCTACTTTTTCTTTCAAACTTCTAACATTCGGGTGAAATAGTTTTAGGTCAGTATGAATAAGAGGTCCCGGATGGGGTATGTACATCCCCTCAGCACAATGAAAAGGTTGAGATAAAAGTACTTTCTATACTGCTTGACAAATATTAggcccaatttgcatatatgggaacgacCTCCAggacattccatttgaaacaaaagtGAAGCAGGTTGTCGTCTAGATATTGAACAGTTCAATTTCCTCATGCGAATCGTGTCGTAATGgagttttgctgaactaaatcgctctatGAGCCACGTGTTAAACAACAGCGTGGCATTGATTTCACAATGCGGTGGTAACATCTACTGCctttacattttgaaatttgattcacatttgacccgTTACACAAAGTGACATGTACAAGGACAGAAATAAAGGTAAAACAAGCACAACATGAGTTTGAAAGGTGCAAAACTCATTAAAGTGGATAGAACTGGAGAAGGTTTGTAATGTGATTACTCTCCTTGTGGATTCCACAACACAAGGTGTGATCACCCGCTGCTGTGCACGTGGTGTGAGCGTTGCATGTGCTGAAATAGACAACCAAATGCTAACGATGCATAAATATTCATTTGGATAACGATTGTTTAGAAAGTATGTTATAAGCATTATGTTTACTTTGGTAATTGCCAGAAATATTTGTCATGAAGTAGCGGTTTAGGTTGGACTAGACGTGGTGATATTTATTGTTGAATCATATCACCAAACCAAACTaaattttgtatgtatgttaGTTGAATCTGGTGAAAGCGTGTTGTGAGATTTGTTAATTAGCATTTACAAGATAATGAATTGAGATCAATTAACCACTTACTTTCACAGTGAAATAATTGGAAAGGAAGCAGGGCAAAACATGAGcacattgtagtctatccagtCGGGAATGTTAAGATGAATATGTGCGATCTTCATATGTAGCATAAGCTTAACCCCAGGACAGGAATTCCATTATAGTAAAATATTTCTAGTATGTGCTTACTTTTGCAGGGAATAATTGAGAAATAACATGACACATAACAGTAAAGCAataaattaaagatatcttatAAGTAATTATAAGAGTGTAATTATGAATTAGTACAAATATATCCTTTCCAAAATAgcaggggatcttcatttttttatttacgattaaaagtatttaggagatttatcggagtcaatcaatgtttatatgatattattgaatgttttgagagtgcatcgcCATTTGcgcttccttacaaccatagttatttggaatgtagtcgcttttgacaGATGATtgatgtatggcatgtaatttgcatgtatacgattttcattttaaaaaaagcgACTAAAAAcgaacactaacaaatgtgtgatgtaagCTAACTGTATAAATTAATGTTCtcagtgatttctcgaccttttttgaaaaaactgtcaaaatcaagaatgggatcccatgcacatgtacagtGCTGCTGCGTTGTGCACCTGTATTTGTGTTTAACGGTGgcaatagagggaaatggtggtgcgttcataagacgtctgtccttgaaacgtttgttaacgttcaCGCtttctatccaaattgaaagttatcccctacttttttgaagagtatataattaACGCCTGGTGAGAGTGTCAGTAAGGACTTCTTGTGTGGGGAACCATGGAGAAGGATACATAGGATAaaattttaatgatatattaGCAAAACAGTCTTGTTGTAGATTATTGTATAAAATCAGCCCAGGGTTTTCCACATGTTTTGCCCTATATCTTATTTCTTCTGGAAACATTTCTTCTGATAAACATTTGGAATGTTGATGAACTAATAGTCAAGACCTTAAGTTCTTTAAAGTAAATTTAAAGAAATCAGTTGGGAATGCATCTTTAGTTTAAATGATTTTTTCCTTTTGCCAGTGATATTTCATTCATGTCTATTTCCCTTACCAGTTTGACTCAGGTTTGGAAATATCACATTCTTAGCACATAAATAAAGTatttttatatgaaactcttCCTATCCATTTAAGCACTGTCAGTAAAATCTTTATTCTTTTCTGTAAATACTATTATTTATTGATTTGCAGACGTACTTCCTATTTCCTAAATCACAGAGATAATTTATTGGTTTTCCCCGTCTTCTTACCATGAAATCCTGTTTCTGGGTTGAATTCcccttatctcctcttccttcaTTTGTTGTACTTCCGATGTGTATTTGGAATGTTTAAATAGTAAGGATCTACATTTTGACAATCTTTTCGAAATCTACATGTAATAGTAACTTCGAAGTCTCATTTTTAGTTTCTAGTCCTCAAAAAAAAATTCTTTATCTTTTGAAGACGAAGATGAAAAGGATATTGATTTACCTCGAATATTTCTATATGTTCCAAAGAACAGGTTGTCATCTACCTCAAGTTCGATATATCTGAGTCATTACCATTTTCAACGTTAGAGTCAGATTCTCGGCATTCTTTACTTGAGAAGGAATTCAACACAGATGTTGTGTTTCAGAGAGGCACATCACTTCAACATATTCTACAAGCCAACGGTCAACCAGCTACAAGTAAGAAAGAACCTTCAGGCGTTGTCTACCAAACTCAGTGTGAATGTGGTGAAACATAGGAAGATAATAGATgataatattttgttaaaaaacaattTTCCAAAGAAtatgttgatgttaatgtatcGTTGATGAATTTCACTGAAGCATTCCCTATTAAATGTTCACAACAGTCCCTTAGGTTATTTGAATTGATAAATTATTGCATCTTTATGAAAAAGTTTAACAGTATAACTAAAACATTCCCATTTCAAGCAATCATAGCCTTCTCCGAACGTTATTTATCTAAATATTAATGCTCCTTCAAATGGTGCTTTGTTTCGTAGTTGGTTATGATATGAATTCCAGTGCAGACAAATTTCATTATCAGTATACCTAGTCGGAGTCTAATACTGATAaggaaacaatatttatttatagCATGTTGCGTATGAATTAGTTTGTTTAGAATTGTGTTATTTCCTAAATGGTGACATTTAGTTGTCGTTGTCGTACATCCGTTCCCTTATATTACCTCTCTCGTCTCATGCAACAGTCCTTTCAAAAATAGGATAGGGTCGTAAAAGCGTTCActcttcacgccgaaggtccgggttcggtTCCgaacataagtacaatgtgtgaaactcactTCTAATGTCCTCTGTCGTGATGCTGATAACTATtaataaaagcagcgtaaacctaaactcactaaccCGGTTGTACAACGACCACGTCAATATTGTCAGTGCGTTTAGCTTTACGCAGCACACAGCAagattccaggtatatggcggcggtaaataatccagtctggaccaggcaatctggtgatcaacagcatgagcattgatctgaatTGttatctgggaaccgatgacatgtctcaaccaagtcagggagtctgaccacccgatcccattagtcgcatcttacggcAAAAGCATAGTCGCAATATTAAGAAAAAGGTGGAACTGTACGGATGCCAACTTCACTTGCTATAGGGGTCAGAAGCGGTTAGAGCCTTCACTCGAGGAAGtgccgggtttgattcccagttcctcgaggtgatattgctggaatattactggtgtcaaccttcactcactcactcactctctttaaTATATAGTCTACATTGGAAAGCGGACTTTTGTGTAAAAGATATTGCTGCCATCTTCCTTTCTAAATACAGCCAGTCATGATCATTTCATTTAGGAATTGTTTACCTGAAGTATACTTGTTAACATGGGAGCTAGCAGGTGAGAGTCCACTTATCTAATGTTATCTTTGAAGTTAAATGGGTATATAACCCAATTCAATCTGAATTCGAGAAATTTCTGTAACATAAGCTTTGGCAATTGCTGAAATGGCAGGACAATATCTTAGTTTATTACACATCACCTACTTGGCTTTGTTTCCGACATGTGTGCACGGTTTCTGTGGTAACAATACCGGACATATAGTTGTAGAAAGAGATCAGGACCTCTGCAACATGGAGAATCCGAGTAGGAAGGACTGTCACCCAGAGCTGGGGGCGACCCCGTCTAAATGTCAGTCCCGGGGGTGCTGCTGGAGAATCCctgatgacaatgacataagGGTGCCATGGTGTTTTTACCCCACAGTGGCTCCGTGTCATATCACGGTGGAACACAGGTACGTAACCTCAGTCTCTCCACGtagacacgatatggctgaaataatacAGGTTTGACTtctgttattttaaatcatttatatCCGTAAATGCAAAAGTATGAATTATTCAGATACATGTTTCTCGTCTCCAACAAATACAATTTCAAATAATTCAAAGGTTTATTTGTTCTGTTTTCCTAAAGAGCAGAGTGTTACCCAGAAACCGGTGCAAATGAAGCTTCCTGTCTGTCACGTGGTTGCTGTTGGAAAAGCACAAACGTAAAGGGCGCCCCCTATTGTTTTCATCCGGCAGGGGAGGGCTACTCTGTACAAAAAGTGATAGACTATGGGAAGTCTGTGCTGTTGACGAGAAAACGACATACACACTGGCCTAGTGACGTAATGGACCTTCAGGCTGAAGTGGTCGAGCACACTGACAGTAGACTCCAAATGAAGGTAAGATGTAAATACGACAGAACATGCCAAAAGCGTTTTATCTTTAGacctttgttggtttgttggtcaACTTACCCGTTGTTGCTGCGGAATGTATGCCGGCTGTTGATTATGGTTCTTCGTTGTCCCAAACAGTACTATACACGAGATGTAACAGCAAATGGTGGCGCTGGCATAACGATATTTCAGGATTATTTCTATGTATTACAGTTTCCTTCTTCGTTTTAGATAATGAAATTCTTTAATTGAAATGAATGAGCAAATGCTGGTGTGACTTACCCACATTAAATAGCGACATATCTAGACTAGATTTGTATATGTACTTGATTGCATAGCGATAGCATCGGGGATTCTTGTCCCACTGATGGCACCCAAAACATGTGTCCATCAATCACTAGGTGTTTACagatctgtttgtctgtctgttgtaTATCACCTCTCTCAGCAACAgccgacggtctgtaaattaccgattctggaccagacagactCGATATAAGTAGTTTGGGTAAGATGACATGAGGCAACCAAGAGATTGAGCCGGATCACCCGATCGCTCTTAAGACAAGCTGAAAATCAGTTCAAATCATTACGTTAACGAGTCTGGTCACAGTTGGAAACCATAACAAATAAATGCTCATTTGGTCAAACCGGGAAAAGTATAGCGAAAGCCAAGACAGGATAGGTCATCATTTTTCCTCTCTATGATTAAATAATCTCTTGATAATCTGTTACCTAGCATACAGCCATCTTTGTTCTCGGTAACATATGCAAATAAAATGAAGGTAATAAGCAAACACCGCGCCCAACAGCTGATCGTATGATAACTGTGAGTATTCTTTAACTATAATCATGAATCGTTTCTAACTGTAAACATAAATGGCGGAAACATTGATTGTTTATCCACCTTCGTTGAGCATATTGTTTCGGCAGATATACGACCCCAACAATAAGCGCTATGAGGTTCCTCTACCGCTCAAGAAAGCATCAAGTTCTACCGAACACACTGATTACTCGTACAACATCAATATCGATCCATTCGGCCTCACAGTCACGAGGAAGTCAACGAAGAGTGTTCTGTAAGTTGCAAGCTGCGTATCTCGCAAACATCAATGTTACCTAGATATTCTCTTAACGTTGTTTGACGCAAGGATTGTAGTTTGAGATTTTGAAGGTTCTAAGAAAGTTGCTTCATGTTTGACAACATCGTAAGTATGATATGATGCCAGATGTCTGTACAAACACTCATGTTTGACAACATCGTAAGTATGATATGATGCCAGATGTCTGTACAAACACTCATGTTTGACAACATCGTAAGTATGATATGATGCCAGATGTCTGTACAAACACTCATGTTTGACAACATCGTAAGTATAATATGATGCCAGATGTCTGTACAAACACTCATGTTTGACAACATCGTAAGTATGATATGATGCCAGATGTCTGTACAAACACTCATGTTTGACAACATCGTAAGTATAATATGATGCCAGATGTCTGTACAAACACTCATGTTTGACAACATCGTAAGTATGATATGATGCCAGATGTCTGTACAAACACTCATGTTTGACAACATCGTAAGTATAATATGATGCCAGATGTCTGTACAAACACTCATGTTTGACAACATCGTAAGTATGATATGATGCCAGATGTCTGTACAAACACTCATGTTTGACAACATCGTAAGTATGATATGATGCCAGATGTCTGTACAAACACTCATGTTTGACAACATCGTAAGTATGATATGATGCCAGATGTCTGTACAAACACTCATGTTTGACAACATCGTAAGTATAATATGATGCAAGATGTCTGTACAAACACTCATGTTTGACAACATCGTAAGTATGATATGATGCCAGATGTCTGTACAAACACTCATGTTTGACAACATCGTAAGTATGATATGATGCCAGATGTCTGTACAAACACTCATGTTTGACAACATCGTAAGTATGATATGATGCCAGATGTCTGTACAAACACTCATGTTTGACAACATCGTAAGTATAATATGATGCCAGATGTCTGTACAAACACTCATGTTTGACAAAGGCATAGggatctataccgaaacgtcgcatcataatATGATAAAAACAGATGTGATCAGTAAAATACAACACCTTTCTTAAACTTGTAAAACtttcttctaaaatgccagtcaacAGATTCGTAACGTTTAATTTGTTGCAGGTTTGACACGAGTCTCGCTCCTTTGGTATTCTCCGATCAGATGATACAGATCTCAGTCGGGGTGCCCACCACCAACCTGTACGGCATCGGAGAAAACAGAAAACCGTTCCGTATACAAGTGGAGCAGAGTCCTATCTTCTCCCTCTGGAATCATGATGGGATCCCTAAGGTGAGTGATGGGAATTACCTGTTGGATGACCGAGTGAGATAATGCGTAAGTGAAGTAGATAGGACGCCACTACTAAACGTGCTCAACATCGTAACGTTTCAGattgatgatggaggaaaggATGCCAAAGATGTTAATCACTTTCGTGAAACTTGCACGCACGAGCATTGTGGTAACAACCTTAAAACATACTTGGGACGACCTTGAATTGGAACTCAGTGCTGCAAATATTTGCACGAATGTTTTGTGGTTTAAAGCCCCACTCGGCAATATTTAAGCTGTATGGAGATTGTAAATAacgtctagaccagacaattttGTGATCAAAATCATGCGCAACGATTTACACAAAGTGGATACGATGACAGCcatgtgtcagcaaagtcatcgagtctgaccatccgatcctaaTGATGgactcgtacgacaagcatttgATGCTGAAGACCGTCcaagaatgagtgaatgagtccgTTACCAAGCTTGTTTGTGTGAAATTCAGTTCATGTCAGTGATGGATGTGTTGATGATTCTGTGGATTGATGGATTACCGGAGCCCATGTCCTTCGCCCCAAATAAAACTTACTCGGGACAGCTCATTTGTAATTTCTCGTCTCTCACTGCTTATCATAAGAATCTCcgtgtttaatatttttttccatATCTTTTTCTGCTTCGTAGATCCAGGCCAATCAGTACGGTAGCCACCCCTTTGTGCTGGGAATTGAACCAAACGGCGACGCATTCGGAATATTTCTCCTGAACAGTAACGCTTTAGGTAATGCTGATACAGTTGAGGGGGTTCAGATTAATAGGTAAAGGACTATATACTCAAGTCTACTTATACTTTTCGGTGGCATAAATCTTTATAAGTCCACATTTCCCTCAATCCCTACTATGAACTCAGTATCTTCTTCTCTCAATTTCAAGCGTTTTTCTcgtttttcagtttttgttttttccttcGTCAAAATAACAgttttttatttatatcatCGTTGTTTCAACGCACAGATATAACTGTTCTTCCAACCAGTCCTGTGACAATTCGCTATCGAGCCCTTGGTGGAATATTGGACTTCTACGTTTTCACTGGTCCCACGCCTGATGACGTTGTTGATCAATACTGGGCTTTGATTGGACAACCACCACTTCCGCCTTATTGGTCGCTAGGCTACCATCTGAGTAGGTGGGGCTACGGCGGATCAAGTGGGATGAACGCAACCATTCAGAGGATGAGAAACAAGCAGATGCCATTTGTACGTGACATTTGCTAGATTAGAAAGAAAATACGAATTATATTTCTATTATTGCGAGGAGTGTAATTGTCAACGTCTGTATTGTGTACTTTTACATACGCATCCTAAACATTAGAGATTTTGGCAACGAGTACATTATCTGTGACAGTGAATAACGAGTTTGCAACATTCACAGTACCCCAAGACAGTACCCATTGATGCTCATCTACTGTCACCTTTCGGAACTCAATCTATACACAAAAACCTTATTTAAGCATCCCTGTTTTCTTGCAATGGCAGGTTTTTAACACATGATAACCACGGTGGAAAAGCATTTTTTCTGATCTGTGTGATCCTTTCCTtcattttaaaatgacaaaatgattgGTATTAAGATGCTAATTGTCATCTTaaaaagagacaaaaccatgatgtacaACTAAGGCCACGGAATGTTTTGTGAGCCAGCCCTCTTCTCACCATACCACAGGTCAGCCTGTGACATTTCTCGTGTAAAGGAGCTTCCAACTGGGCCAAGTGTAATTTTGTACCGGAGGATCCATTACGTTGCACAGGACGACCAGACATACAAGATATGCTCCAAAGGATTAAAATCGAGGTTCTTTCAGTCGTGAGATATGTCAGGGGATGCTTAattaagttctttgtgtatagACAGATATATATTGCACAATTCAACAATGGAGACATCCAAGAGTGATTACACTCATAGATAAAATATTCTGCTTTCACTCTAacatttacattgtaaagaACGAATTTCTTGAGTTAATGCTGCTTCTTCATAAGGACACCATCTGGAGCGACATCGACTACATGGTCAAAAAGATGGACTGGACCTATGATCACAACCTGTATGGTCAGCTGCCGGACATTGTTAAGGACGCGCATAGCCACGGGCAGAAATACGTCATGATACTGGTAAGTTCGTTAACATATGGATATACAACGGgttacatatttattattaatgtGAGCGACGTTTGGACAAAGTATCAAGCAACTTCCGAATGACACTCGAAgacgtgaatgagtgagtttggttttatatcGCTTTTAGCAGGATATCAAGACTATCACggcggaagacaccagaaatgggcttcacacattgtagcatGATGGAAGTCGAACCTGGCCTTAACCATTacctcccccaccccccacgTCCATCTCCTCGAAGACGCGATCATCAAATGTCATTAAAATCAATCATACTTATTCTCGTACAACTGGATGAAAATAAGGAACCTAAAAAAGTACAAAAACTAACACCACAAAGACATGATAATCGTTTCACATGCATCACTGAGGCCCTAAAATAAATGTGCCAGAGCAAGAAATTAGTAATAAGCTGTGACCATTCGATTCATTTATTGGACGACACTTCGCACAAGAGTAGTTTGACTAATCAGGGTCTCTGGTTCACATGCGAAAGATTTTGTTGTATTATACATACTTAAATGTTTGAGGCGTTATGGTAGCTTTGTAGTATCTCGACGACGACCCAGGTCCGATTCTTCACTTCCCCTCCCCACCCCACCTCTCGGACTCCAGTGACGCCAACGCCTACTCCCTTTTGAATCCTCAATCAAATCATAATCAGTATCATTTCAGGATCCCGGTATCAGTAACACTCAGCCCAGAGGTCAATACGCCCCGTATGACGATGGCATAACAGAGGACATCTTCGTGAAGACAGCCGACGGATCTGCTCCTATAGTGGGAGAGGTGGGCTTTTACTTGATTCTTTGAACTTGGCGATACATAAACTAACTAATGTTAGAATGTATCTTATCAAGTTGGTAATAAAGGATAAAGGAGTTCTAAATAAGGCTTTAAAAAAGATATAGTAATTAACATAACGGCCATCCTTCATGTACAGAATAAGATTCCAATGTGGATTTTCGTCAAGACAGATGATATAAGTCGTATCTGTAAGACTGAGAAATAAATGAGAACATGAGATCATGCTCTGTGGATGTGGCAGGTGTGGCCAGGAAGGACGGTGTTCCCAGATTTCACTCACCCTAAGGCTGAAGCATGGTGGCAAAAACACACTCTGCAAATGCATAGCAAGCTTCCGTTCGATGGCCTCTGGATTGTAAGTGCACACCAAATACCACAGAGAAAATATCAAGACTACCAGAGAAAATATCATGactacgttttcactgcaatcTTCGTGGAGGATGTCCGAGGTTCCGTTACTAATATTTCATTCTGTTTCGGTTTTTCGTTGCAATCCCCGCAGGCAGGGTAAATGTTGAAAACCGAGCAAAAATAACCATTGTCTGAAAATGAATTATAAACCTCTTTCAGCTGAAAACCTTGACGCGGAACACTTTTATGCATATGGTCATGTGATAGTACTTTATCACATACTCAATACCTGGACCATATGGCGTTTTTAGGCATATGTTCATGTTGTACTATTCAGTTGTGACTCTAATCATGAGATAAATCGTTATTTGACCTCAGGACATGAACGAGCCGGCTAGCTTCAAACCTGGATCTGAGAACGGATGTGCCAGCAGCACCCTGGAGAACCCTCCCTACACACCAAGTACGTCAACTCTATGTTACTTCAGTCGTCTGTATCTAGCACTTTGTTTTGATTTACGGGTGGAAATATTTTAGTGGGTGGTACGCACTGTTTAAAATATATGCTTCTTAGTCAGGTGACAACGTACGACTAGCCTGGTTACGAAActgcaggagtgagtgagtgagtgagtgagtgtttaacgtcacatcggcaatatctcagctatatcgtgacgagaacatttaacatataaatggaatatgtgcatattttaaaagtctgtctacgaaggacagtaaaacaactagaacatcacaatttgaattaaaactaacaTAGAaagttaaagtgagtgagtgagttacaatttaacgtcacatcggcaatatttcacccatatcgtgacgagaaccattgaTATTATACATAATAGAGTATGATAACAAatatgtcaacgaaggacagtaaagcaacaaGACTATCACAGgcagatatttaaaactagtatttAAATCTAACACaatttaactatagaggacgatacaatataaaaacaggctatagaccgccaacaactcaaggtagatcaccataccagggtccacgggaacttacaatacctttgctgcctgcatggaccctagttggatttacaccattccttcagccgctggcgattgtacgaatgtttagccaaattttaaaagaacaaatatactacgtttcaAACTGACtaagcaaaaattaaactgtgaatgtttggggacttaccaaatctctcaggaggacaataattttacgatacttcatACTCCTTTGAGGATAGAGtcactaacaataccagttgccAGTTTAtgctaccaatcattaaaatacatctgtctACAACGCATATTAATGAAAATTCAATCATAAaatcaattttttaaaaaaaataataataatgaaatgagaactaacactggtaaaaagatccttaacagttttgacactgaaatatttatctctaATGATGGAGAATTAACACAGTCatgcaggatatgcttgaccgtgactctctcatcacaagggatacaaaacggaggatcctcaccttttaacaggtatacatctggtatggccaatacgacatcgtccgaaatgacctcttcaaagcAGGAGTAAAAAGAAATACAGAACCCATATACTGGACATATACGTCGACTCTTCCATTTTAGGTGGATCAGATGTCTGCATAGAGATTCTCTTTTTTCTGTCTGTCCTTGGTGGGCGTGTTCGTCTTCGTCTGAGTGCATGTAGGTGTTGATTTGGATGAGGATTTGAACACATGACATGTCACACTATTAAGCTAAGTGTCCATTGTCTCCTACTAACCAATTTATATGTGGTTCAACAGACGTGTCTGTATGTGAAATTCCTTGAAgaataatataaaaaaatcatcTTGTTTTCAGCCTTGGAAGGAGGAAGCCTCATTGACAAGACCCTGTGCATGTCAGCTAAATTCCATGACGGGTTGCACTAC
The window above is part of the Haliotis asinina isolate JCU_RB_2024 chromosome 1, JCU_Hal_asi_v2, whole genome shotgun sequence genome. Proteins encoded here:
- the LOC137290637 gene encoding lysosomal alpha-glucosidase-like codes for the protein MAGQYLSLLHITYLALFPTCVHGFCGNNTGHIVVERDQDLCNMENPSRKDCHPELGATPSKCQSRGCCWRIPDDNDIRVPWCFYPTVAPCHITVEHRAECYPETGANEASCLSRGCCWKSTNVKGAPYCFHPAGEGYSVQKVIDYGKSVLLTRKRHTHWPSDVMDLQAEVVEHTDSRLQMKIYDPNNKRYEVPLPLKKASSSTEHTDYSYNINIDPFGLTVTRKSTKSVLFDTSLAPLVFSDQMIQISVGVPTTNLYGIGENRKPFRIQVEQSPIFSLWNHDGIPKIQANQYGSHPFVLGIEPNGDAFGIFLLNSNALDITVLPTSPVTIRYRALGGILDFYVFTGPTPDDVVDQYWALIGQPPLPPYWSLGYHLSRWGYGGSSGMNATIQRMRNKQMPFDTIWSDIDYMVKKMDWTYDHNLYGQLPDIVKDAHSHGQKYVMILDPGISNTQPRGQYAPYDDGITEDIFVKTADGSAPIVGEVWPGRTVFPDFTHPKAEAWWQKHTLQMHSKLPFDGLWIDMNEPASFKPGSENGCASSTLENPPYTPTLEGGSLIDKTLCMSAKFHDGLHYNLHNLYGYFESRATYNVLKSILRKRPFVLSRSTFVGSGNYVAHWEGDNFADWSDLYYSIPEVLSFNMFGIPFTGVDICGFRGDSDEELCTRWLQLGAFYPFMRSHNQDVAPDKDPAAVRFSSEAHDRNREALRLRYRLLPFLYSLMSRKKAVARPLVFQYPKDSSAYGIDKQFLWGDSLLITPVLERGHTTVNAYFPQDTWYDFFSGAEVSTTGQWTVISAPLDKINVHIRGGSIIPTQVPDVNTQKSRRNDFGLVVASSSRKTAQGFLYWDDGESIDAPFDHIQFNLNGERLTSTVKSSNYATTMTLGSVDVYGVATAPTIVRVNGIGVAHTYDHVNKVLHATRLKVDLLKPLTMTW